Within Vicia villosa cultivar HV-30 ecotype Madison, WI linkage group LG1, Vvil1.0, whole genome shotgun sequence, the genomic segment TGCATTGGTTTAAAGATATTCACGTCGGGACCGTTCGTGTTCTCGTAGGAAACCTTATTCCTCCGCCGGCTAGGCCTTTTCATAACGACCGTGCTCCGCTTGGTATGCGGTTTGTCGCGCTTCAGGTTCGTCGGCCTTCCGGGAGGCCTCAGGGGATTCTTAATATCGGTGTAACGGTTTTGGATAGCTCCATGAGGAGTATGCCGTTGTATACTTTGAATGCTTCTGCGGTTGGGTATCGGCATTTGATGGGagagaaagatgcttatgataGCCATAATCATCTTAGTCCTCATGTTTTCGGAGGTGACAAAGGTGGCGGTGGAGGTGGAGGTAAACCTGAACTACGACGAACCAAAAGTGATACGAGTTCTGTTATTGCATGTGAAGCGGTTTTGCGTCACCAACGTGCTATTATTAATAAGGAAAGAGCTAGTTCTGCGATTTCTGGTTCGGAAGTTAGCGAAAATAAGGTGAataaaaacaagaagaagaagaaaagtaagAAGAAAAAGCCGTCTCATGATGAGGAAAGTTCTATCATTAGCAGTGTTCTCAGCGATGGGGTTGTTCCGTGGATAGTAAAAAATGGAAAAGCAAGTTCTGCTCCTTCTGATACACACGTGGAACCGCCGCCACCACCACGGTTTAGCCATGACGAACACGGCAACTATGAtgaaaatgataatgataatcatCACGATCATTATCATCATGATGATATTGATAATGATATTGATGATAACGAGAAGGATGTTTCGTTTGTTAACACTATTTCTGAAGCTGCTACAAGAGACACTGATATCAATGAGAAACAGAACTTTGCCTATCAAGTTAAGGCCACGCCAAATCGTCATTATCCGAAATCTCCGATGGTGGAGTTTAAAAACTCTCCGAAGCCAAAGTTTATGAAATCCCCGACTATGCCAGAATATAAGAACTCTCCGAAGCCGCAGTTTAAGAACTCTCCAATGCCAGAGTATAAGAACTCTCCTAAACCGCAGTTTCATAAATCTCCGAAGCCGGAGTATAAGAATTCTCCAAAGCCTAAGTATATGAGATCTCCGACTATGCCAGAATATGAGAACTCTCCAAAGCCTAAGTATATGAGATCTCCGACAATGCCGGAATATGAGGACTCTCCTAAGCCACAATTTAAAAACTCGCCAATGCCGGAATATGAGGACTCTCCTAAGCCACAATTTAAAAACTCGCCAATGCCGGAGTTTAAGAATTCTCCAATGCCACAGTTTAGGAATTCGCCTATGCCGGAGTATAGGAATACGCCTATGCAGCAAGTTAGGAATTCGCCTATGCCGGAGTATAAGAATTCGCCTATGCAGCACGTTAGGAATTCGCCTATGCCGGAGTATAAGAATACTCCCATGCAGCAAGTTAGGAATTCCCCTATGCCACAGTTCAGAAATTCCCCAATGCCTCAGTTTCGAAACTCTCCAGCGGTGGCGCCACATTTTAGGAATTCACCGGCAGTTTCGAAGTTCAACCCTGCAATGGGATTTGGCGGTTCGCACAGGGGAACCCCGATGCATCCGTTTGGAAAGTTGAACGGTGGAATGGAATATGCGACACCGATGAGGTCCAACTTGGCTAACATGAGGCCGGTTATGATGACAGAGTCTGAGCTGGGACCATCTCCGTCAGAGGTTGCAGCTGCAATGGCAAAGAAGCCAGTGATCGATGAGGATAATTCAACAGTGGGAGGGTGGAGTTTGGATGAGAGTGTTGAAGGGTTGGGGTCAAAATTAGAGAGGTGGCGGACGGAGTTGCCTCCGGTGATAGACAATGGTGAGATGTCAAGCTTACCAACAACAAACACGACGAAAACTAAATCTAGCCGCCATTCGCGGAGGCATACAGATGGAGGGAACGGGTTGTTTTCTTGCTTTAGTAATATCTGTGGTGTTGAGTGCTCCATAGTATGTGGTGGTGACCCTAAAGCCAAGGCCAAGGCCAACAAGAATAGTCGCCGACAAACTTCTTCCGACGACAGTTCCAGCCTTCTTTGACAAGACAGCCTGAGGTAGCATTGCATGCATGCATGGTGGATCATGGGAAAggactaaagtgtgattttctttattatttcCTTTTTTAGTTCTTTTGTGTCATTCCTATATGAAATCATTGGAATTCCACATAATTCCTATACACATTATATCATACAAAATATAATTATGTATTTATATTCATGTATTTACCTCTCTCAGTTTTCTTATAGTTGTAGACTGAGTCACTGAGATTCTCAGTCTAAGTTATCACTGCATATATGTATATGATGAGTAGCATTTTGTAGAATGAGAATCTCGGTAAGCTGGTTGAATTTTTGGACTAGCATTTTGTTGTTCTAAAGAACTCATACTGACACAGACACAACATTGATACGACACATAAACTCTAATAATAAACTGAAGATACGAAAGTAATTGAATGGAAACACATATTGATGTTTGTCCAATCTGTAATGCTTGAGATTTATACAGGAAGTTCATATGAGAAGAACTGCCATAAGATTGCTTCTACGTGACATTATTAAGGTGTTATTGGACATGAATTTCAACAGAAACCTCCGGTACCAAAGTACAAATTGTTTATAATCAACAATTGACAAATAAACCAACCTCTAGGATTTAGAGAGCCTAGTCTCTGCCAAACCAACCAATATACCAAATACCCGATCCCTTCCTTTTCCCTTTCACCCTATATTTATAATTCTAACTACCTAAAGCAGTTACAAAGCAGTTACAAAGCAGTTACCTAGCAGTTACCTAGCAGTTACTGCACACACaacatttaataataataaataaactaCCTAATAAGCCTATTACTAACAATACTCCCCCCCTAAACTATCACCAGGGTCCCATTACTTGAAGCAGAGTGATAGAGCAAGGCGTGAAACATAATAACTTATGCCTGGATCATACACTCTGTTTTGAGTGGTCTGTTTGATCCAAAAACATAGCATGACAGCAGTAGGCATCAGCAGCGCCGGTTTTATCAAACCAGAGAATAATCCACCCTTCACCAAGGACTCGTCTGGACCTGGTGGCTTTGGCGGCGGTGACGGCGCTAGGTTGTCCAACTTGAGTGAAGCCTTGCTTTCTCCGATAGTTGTTCTAGATAGTCTTGTCATTGATTCACACACCATAGTCTCGCCATGTTCATCAAAATGTCTGTTGAtaccaaaaaatttgcaaaaATTTGTTTTTGTCACTAGTTGCTTTTCGATAATGACATTCATGAGCGAATTTTCAACATCTTCTACTTTAGGAATTTCTaccttttccttctttctttcttccaCTGTCTGAATGAGGGCAGAATTTCCTAGGTATGTTTCTTCTTTTTGAAGGTTTAATGTGTGAGGCGCCGACAACTCCGATTCTAATTCAGGTTCCGCTTCTTCATATGATATAGGAAGAAGGTCTCTATACTCTGGCTTAAAATGCCAAAGCAGCGCAACCGAAAACGTTTTCCAATTCGCTTGTAGATGGCGTCGACTCCACCATTGCCACCATTTTAGAGCACGGTTTCTCAAGGCTTTCACTGCCTCTGGCAACTTCTCACTTTCCGGTGTTCCCACAACATCAAAGTGTTTCTCAATACAAATCAACCACCAATAGGCATCTTCGCCGCCGTCAAATTGTGGCATGTCCATTTTTCCTTATTGGGATTTTCTTGCTTAGGATCAAAACTGCTCTGATACCAGTTGATAGGAACCGGTACCAAAGTACAAATTGTTTATAATCAACAATTGACAAATAAACCAACCTCTAGGATTTAGAGAGCCTAGTCTCTCCCAAACCAACCAATATACCAAATACCCGATCCCTTCCTTTTCCCTTTCACCCTATATTTATAATTCTAACTACCTAAAGCAGTTACAAAGCAGTTACCTAGCAGTTACATAACAGTTACATAACAGTTACTGCACACACaacatttaataataataaataaactaCCTAATAAGCCTATTACTAACAATACTCCCAACTACCTAATAAGCCTATTACTAACAAAACCCTTGTATCTTCACATGAATAGTCCCTACAGTTGAACCAGTTTCATTATGTtaaaagaagtttgaaaataccAGCAATAATGTTTACCATATTTTAACACACTATTATAAACAAGCAAATGTGGACCAGTTCCTATTGTAAAATATATGCAGTCTTCatgtgaaaaagaaaatgaaagagaaagaaaatcatAGCTGACATACACCAGCTAAGAAAACTTTTGCTGCAGCCATAAAATCTTCAGTCTTTCCATCTGTGCATGATCCAATGTATACTCTGTCAATTTAAACATTGTTGCATTATCTTGCCAATGAAACAAGAGTATGATTGGCAAAACTTGTTAGTTTACATGCATAAACAGATGCAGGATCTTACCTAAAGAATTACAGAACTAGtgcatttcactcttttttatcAAATTGAAAATTCAGCAACTTACATTGCAATGTATGTATATGTATGAGAAGTAACACAAGCATAAACACATATTACAAGCTTGATAACCGACAGAAGACATAATAAAAGAAATTGGGAACATAGAGGGCACTATATAATTCCAAAAACCTCAAGGTACTTGTATGTGGTCCTGTCAGCAGCAACAATACCATTTTTTCCTCCAGCTTCTACAACCATGGTGCATAGTATCTGTCATCCTTTCTTCCATCTACAATGCAACACTTCTGAAATCGTATACTTTTGGGAAAATAACATTAGCATAGAGAAAAAGAAAACATATGCGTACATAGAGTTAAACTTTCAACAGTGGTCCTAACAAACTCCATCGTTTCGTATGTTGAACAAGACATAGTACATAGAGTTAAACTTTCAACAGTGGTCCTAACAAACTCCATCGTTTCGTATGTTGAACAAGACATAGTACATAGAGTTAAACTTTCAACAGTGGTCCTAACAAACTCCATCGTTTCGTATGTTGAACAAGACATAGATACTTCGCCAGATGATCTAAAGGTTGGCTATAAATGTTTGCACATGGCAACACTGGCGAGAAAAATTAATAGTTACAGTGAATATTGAATAATATACTTTTGTTACATAATTTTGATCAACCACATTtgattcaaaagaagaaaaaaatgaagaaaaaaaatgcacCAAATGTCCCATTATTTTACCATTAGAGCTCTCTACGGATTTAGATTACATGCACTCAATATTATGCATTCTTCTGATACATTCAAAATATTGATGATTGTTAGTCGAAAAACATGCCATATGATTTTAAGTTATATGTTTTAATGtaaaaaacaaattttgtttTGCTTCGTCTAATTTTAATCCAATCGATATCCTAAAAGTATTAATGCATCATCACATGTTTGGCTATTCTCCAAAATTACCTTCTAAAAGTCGCACGTAAGCTGAATAGAAGGACA encodes:
- the LOC131644368 gene encoding uncharacterized protein LOC131644368 isoform X1, yielding MDMPQFDGGEDAYWWLICIEKHFDVVGTPESEKLPEAVKALRNRALKWWQWWSRRHLQANWKTFSVALLWHFKPEYRDLLPISYEEAEPELESELSAPHTLNLQKEETYLGNSALIQTVEERKKEKVEIPKVEDVENSLMNVIIEKQLVTKTNFCKFFGINRHFDEHGETMVCESMTRLSRTTIGESKASLKLDNLAPSPPPKPPGPDESLVKGGLFSGLIKPALLMPTAVMLCFWIKQTTQNRVYDPGISYYVSRLALSLCFK
- the LOC131618570 gene encoding uncharacterized protein LOC131618570, with product MSQILAPFQLLELNVISGQDLASVGRNMRTYAVAWVHPDRKLSTRVDTQGHTNPTWNDKFVFRVDDEFLYSDTSAIMIEIYALHWFKDIHVGTVRVLVGNLIPPPARPFHNDRAPLGMRFVALQVRRPSGRPQGILNIGVTVLDSSMRSMPLYTLNASAVGYRHLMGEKDAYDSHNHLSPHVFGGDKGGGGGGGKPELRRTKSDTSSVIACEAVLRHQRAIINKERASSAISGSEVSENKVNKNKKKKKSKKKKPSHDEESSIISSVLSDGVVPWIVKNGKASSAPSDTHVEPPPPPRFSHDEHGNYDENDNDNHHDHYHHDDIDNDIDDNEKDVSFVNTISEAATRDTDINEKQNFAYQVKATPNRHYPKSPMVEFKNSPKPKFMKSPTMPEYKNSPKPQFKNSPMPEYKNSPKPQFHKSPKPEYKNSPKPKYMRSPTMPEYENSPKPKYMRSPTMPEYEDSPKPQFKNSPMPEYEDSPKPQFKNSPMPEFKNSPMPQFRNSPMPEYRNTPMQQVRNSPMPEYKNSPMQHVRNSPMPEYKNTPMQQVRNSPMPQFRNSPMPQFRNSPAVAPHFRNSPAVSKFNPAMGFGGSHRGTPMHPFGKLNGGMEYATPMRSNLANMRPVMMTESELGPSPSEVAAAMAKKPVIDEDNSTVGGWSLDESVEGLGSKLERWRTELPPVIDNGEMSSLPTTNTTKTKSSRHSRRHTDGGNGLFSCFSNICGVECSIVCGGDPKAKAKANKNSRRQTSSDDSSSLL